A section of the Numida meleagris isolate 19003 breed g44 Domestic line chromosome 16, NumMel1.0, whole genome shotgun sequence genome encodes:
- the SLC2A8 gene encoding solute carrier family 2, facilitated glucose transporter member 8 isoform X1 translates to MAAEESQYLLVHPTSDAYLRVQNKKLYLATFAAVLGPLSFGFVPGYSSPVIPELKKIGNPELRLDSNQASWFGSVVTLGAAAGGILGGYLVDKIGRKLSLMLCSVPYVSGYIVIISAQNVWMLYFGRILTGLASGITSLVVPVYISEVSHTNVRGMLGSFVQLMVVTGILGAYIAGMTLKWCWLAVLCSFPPCIMLLFMLFMPETPRFLLDQKKHAEAIAALQFLRGPYVDHEWECRQIEANVEEEVLSLSEFKNPSVYRPLLIGVTLMFLQQVTGINAVMFYAETIFEDANFQDSRMASVIVGSIQVCFTAVAALIVDKTGRKVLLYVSGIIMALSTALFGFYFKMVLPYGNNSSNADLWLTSNSVFPGTESKLSWLAVVSLGLFVAGFALGWGPVPWLVMSEIFPLKARGISSGACVLTNWVMAFLVTKEFHDFIGFLTSYGTFWLFSAFCCLSVIFTSFCVPETKGQTLEQIEAYFRKS, encoded by the exons ATGGCGGCAGAGGAGTCCCAGTACCTGCTGGTTCACCCTACTTCGGACGCTTACCTGAG AGTGCAAAACAAGAAGCTGTACCTGGCCACGTTCGCTGCTGTCCTGGGACCGCTTAGCTTTGGCTTCGTGCCAGGCTATAGCTCACCTGTTATTccagagctgaagaaaatcGGCAATCCGGAATTACGATTGGACAGCAATCAGGCATCGTGGTTTGGG TCTGTAGTAACAttaggagctgctgctggaggaataCTGGGAGGCTACCTTGTGGATAAAATTGGGAGAAAGCTGAGTCTGATGCTGTGCTCAGTACCATATGTCTCTGGATATATAGTTATTATTTCAGCTCAGAATGTCTGGATGCTTTATTTTGGACGAATACTAACCGGCTTAGCCAGTGGAATTACTTCACTTGTTGTTCCG GTATATATATCAGAAGTATCTCATACAAATGTTCGTGGTATGCTTGGCTCTTTTGTCCAGTTGATGGTGGTGACTGGCATACTCGGAGCCTACATTGCAG GAATGACACTAAaatggtgctggctggcagtaTTGTGTTCTTTTCCACCCTGCATAATGCTTTTGTTTATGCTATTCATGCCTGAAACACCAAGATTTCTGCTGGATCAGAAGAAACATGCAGAAGCTATAGCTGCTTTACAGTTTCTGCGGGGACCATATGTGGACCATGAATGGGAATGTAGGCAAATTGAAGCTAACGTTGAGGAGGAG GTACTAAGCCTCTCTGAATTTAAGAATCCTTCAGTGTACAGGCCACTTCTTATTGGTGTGACTCTGATGTTTCTCCAGCAAGTAACAGGCATTAATGCAGTTATGTTTTATGCAGAAACAATCTTTGAAGACGCAAATTTCCAG GACAGCAGAATGGCTTCTGTTATTGTGGGTTCCATACAAGTATGCTTCACTGCTGTGGCTGCACTCATCGTAgataaaacaggaagaaaagtgcTGCTTTATGTGTCTG GGATAATCATGGCTCTCAGTACTGCATTGTTTGGGTTTTACTTTAAAATGGTCCTTCCATATGGGAACAACTCATCAAATGCTGATTTGTGGCTTACTTCAAATTCAGTATTTCCAGGAACAGAAAGTAAACTATCCTGGCTTGCAGTAGTAAGCCTAGGACTCTTTGTTGCTG GTTTTGCCCTTGGCTGGGGTCCAGTTCCGTGGCTGGTAATGTCTGAAATCTTCCCACTTAAAGCAAGGGGCATATCCAGTGGTGCCTGTGTGTTAACAAACTGGGTTATGGCCTTTTTGGTGACCAAGGAATTTCATGATTTTATA GGTTTCTTAACATCCTATGGGACATTCTGGCtcttctctgccttctgctgcctcAGTGTGATTTTTACATCCTTCTGTGTTCCTGAAACAAAAGGACAGACCCTGGAACAGATTGAAGCCTACTTCAGAAAATCTTAA
- the SLC2A8 gene encoding solute carrier family 2, facilitated glucose transporter member 8 isoform X2, producing the protein MAAEESQYLLVHPTSDAYLRVQNKKLYLATFAAVLGPLSFGFVPGYSSPVIPELKKIGNPELRLDSNQASWFGVYISEVSHTNVRGMLGSFVQLMVVTGILGAYIAGMTLKWCWLAVLCSFPPCIMLLFMLFMPETPRFLLDQKKHAEAIAALQFLRGPYVDHEWECRQIEANVEEEVLSLSEFKNPSVYRPLLIGVTLMFLQQVTGINAVMFYAETIFEDANFQDSRMASVIVGSIQVCFTAVAALIVDKTGRKVLLYVSGIIMALSTALFGFYFKMVLPYGNNSSNADLWLTSNSVFPGTESKLSWLAVVSLGLFVAGFALGWGPVPWLVMSEIFPLKARGISSGACVLTNWVMAFLVTKEFHDFIGFLTSYGTFWLFSAFCCLSVIFTSFCVPETKGQTLEQIEAYFRKS; encoded by the exons ATGGCGGCAGAGGAGTCCCAGTACCTGCTGGTTCACCCTACTTCGGACGCTTACCTGAG AGTGCAAAACAAGAAGCTGTACCTGGCCACGTTCGCTGCTGTCCTGGGACCGCTTAGCTTTGGCTTCGTGCCAGGCTATAGCTCACCTGTTATTccagagctgaagaaaatcGGCAATCCGGAATTACGATTGGACAGCAATCAGGCATCGTGGTTTGGG GTATATATATCAGAAGTATCTCATACAAATGTTCGTGGTATGCTTGGCTCTTTTGTCCAGTTGATGGTGGTGACTGGCATACTCGGAGCCTACATTGCAG GAATGACACTAAaatggtgctggctggcagtaTTGTGTTCTTTTCCACCCTGCATAATGCTTTTGTTTATGCTATTCATGCCTGAAACACCAAGATTTCTGCTGGATCAGAAGAAACATGCAGAAGCTATAGCTGCTTTACAGTTTCTGCGGGGACCATATGTGGACCATGAATGGGAATGTAGGCAAATTGAAGCTAACGTTGAGGAGGAG GTACTAAGCCTCTCTGAATTTAAGAATCCTTCAGTGTACAGGCCACTTCTTATTGGTGTGACTCTGATGTTTCTCCAGCAAGTAACAGGCATTAATGCAGTTATGTTTTATGCAGAAACAATCTTTGAAGACGCAAATTTCCAG GACAGCAGAATGGCTTCTGTTATTGTGGGTTCCATACAAGTATGCTTCACTGCTGTGGCTGCACTCATCGTAgataaaacaggaagaaaagtgcTGCTTTATGTGTCTG GGATAATCATGGCTCTCAGTACTGCATTGTTTGGGTTTTACTTTAAAATGGTCCTTCCATATGGGAACAACTCATCAAATGCTGATTTGTGGCTTACTTCAAATTCAGTATTTCCAGGAACAGAAAGTAAACTATCCTGGCTTGCAGTAGTAAGCCTAGGACTCTTTGTTGCTG GTTTTGCCCTTGGCTGGGGTCCAGTTCCGTGGCTGGTAATGTCTGAAATCTTCCCACTTAAAGCAAGGGGCATATCCAGTGGTGCCTGTGTGTTAACAAACTGGGTTATGGCCTTTTTGGTGACCAAGGAATTTCATGATTTTATA GGTTTCTTAACATCCTATGGGACATTCTGGCtcttctctgccttctgctgcctcAGTGTGATTTTTACATCCTTCTGTGTTCCTGAAACAAAAGGACAGACCCTGGAACAGATTGAAGCCTACTTCAGAAAATCTTAA
- the SLC2A8 gene encoding solute carrier family 2, facilitated glucose transporter member 8 isoform X4 has translation MLYFGRILTGLASGITSLVVPVYISEVSHTNVRGMLGSFVQLMVVTGILGAYIAGMTLKWCWLAVLCSFPPCIMLLFMLFMPETPRFLLDQKKHAEAIAALQFLRGPYVDHEWECRQIEANVEEEVLSLSEFKNPSVYRPLLIGVTLMFLQQVTGINAVMFYAETIFEDANFQDSRMASVIVGSIQVCFTAVAALIVDKTGRKVLLYVSGIIMALSTALFGFYFKMVLPYGNNSSNADLWLTSNSVFPGTESKLSWLAVVSLGLFVAGFALGWGPVPWLVMSEIFPLKARGISSGACVLTNWVMAFLVTKEFHDFIGFLTSYGTFWLFSAFCCLSVIFTSFCVPETKGQTLEQIEAYFRKS, from the exons ATGCTTTATTTTGGACGAATACTAACCGGCTTAGCCAGTGGAATTACTTCACTTGTTGTTCCG GTATATATATCAGAAGTATCTCATACAAATGTTCGTGGTATGCTTGGCTCTTTTGTCCAGTTGATGGTGGTGACTGGCATACTCGGAGCCTACATTGCAG GAATGACACTAAaatggtgctggctggcagtaTTGTGTTCTTTTCCACCCTGCATAATGCTTTTGTTTATGCTATTCATGCCTGAAACACCAAGATTTCTGCTGGATCAGAAGAAACATGCAGAAGCTATAGCTGCTTTACAGTTTCTGCGGGGACCATATGTGGACCATGAATGGGAATGTAGGCAAATTGAAGCTAACGTTGAGGAGGAG GTACTAAGCCTCTCTGAATTTAAGAATCCTTCAGTGTACAGGCCACTTCTTATTGGTGTGACTCTGATGTTTCTCCAGCAAGTAACAGGCATTAATGCAGTTATGTTTTATGCAGAAACAATCTTTGAAGACGCAAATTTCCAG GACAGCAGAATGGCTTCTGTTATTGTGGGTTCCATACAAGTATGCTTCACTGCTGTGGCTGCACTCATCGTAgataaaacaggaagaaaagtgcTGCTTTATGTGTCTG GGATAATCATGGCTCTCAGTACTGCATTGTTTGGGTTTTACTTTAAAATGGTCCTTCCATATGGGAACAACTCATCAAATGCTGATTTGTGGCTTACTTCAAATTCAGTATTTCCAGGAACAGAAAGTAAACTATCCTGGCTTGCAGTAGTAAGCCTAGGACTCTTTGTTGCTG GTTTTGCCCTTGGCTGGGGTCCAGTTCCGTGGCTGGTAATGTCTGAAATCTTCCCACTTAAAGCAAGGGGCATATCCAGTGGTGCCTGTGTGTTAACAAACTGGGTTATGGCCTTTTTGGTGACCAAGGAATTTCATGATTTTATA GGTTTCTTAACATCCTATGGGACATTCTGGCtcttctctgccttctgctgcctcAGTGTGATTTTTACATCCTTCTGTGTTCCTGAAACAAAAGGACAGACCCTGGAACAGATTGAAGCCTACTTCAGAAAATCTTAA
- the SLC2A8 gene encoding solute carrier family 2, facilitated glucose transporter member 8 isoform X3, with amino-acid sequence MLCSVPYVSGYIVIISAQNVWMLYFGRILTGLASGITSLVVPVYISEVSHTNVRGMLGSFVQLMVVTGILGAYIAGMTLKWCWLAVLCSFPPCIMLLFMLFMPETPRFLLDQKKHAEAIAALQFLRGPYVDHEWECRQIEANVEEEVLSLSEFKNPSVYRPLLIGVTLMFLQQVTGINAVMFYAETIFEDANFQDSRMASVIVGSIQVCFTAVAALIVDKTGRKVLLYVSGIIMALSTALFGFYFKMVLPYGNNSSNADLWLTSNSVFPGTESKLSWLAVVSLGLFVAGFALGWGPVPWLVMSEIFPLKARGISSGACVLTNWVMAFLVTKEFHDFIGFLTSYGTFWLFSAFCCLSVIFTSFCVPETKGQTLEQIEAYFRKS; translated from the exons ATGCTGTGCTCAGTACCATATGTCTCTGGATATATAGTTATTATTTCAGCTCAGAATGTCTGGATGCTTTATTTTGGACGAATACTAACCGGCTTAGCCAGTGGAATTACTTCACTTGTTGTTCCG GTATATATATCAGAAGTATCTCATACAAATGTTCGTGGTATGCTTGGCTCTTTTGTCCAGTTGATGGTGGTGACTGGCATACTCGGAGCCTACATTGCAG GAATGACACTAAaatggtgctggctggcagtaTTGTGTTCTTTTCCACCCTGCATAATGCTTTTGTTTATGCTATTCATGCCTGAAACACCAAGATTTCTGCTGGATCAGAAGAAACATGCAGAAGCTATAGCTGCTTTACAGTTTCTGCGGGGACCATATGTGGACCATGAATGGGAATGTAGGCAAATTGAAGCTAACGTTGAGGAGGAG GTACTAAGCCTCTCTGAATTTAAGAATCCTTCAGTGTACAGGCCACTTCTTATTGGTGTGACTCTGATGTTTCTCCAGCAAGTAACAGGCATTAATGCAGTTATGTTTTATGCAGAAACAATCTTTGAAGACGCAAATTTCCAG GACAGCAGAATGGCTTCTGTTATTGTGGGTTCCATACAAGTATGCTTCACTGCTGTGGCTGCACTCATCGTAgataaaacaggaagaaaagtgcTGCTTTATGTGTCTG GGATAATCATGGCTCTCAGTACTGCATTGTTTGGGTTTTACTTTAAAATGGTCCTTCCATATGGGAACAACTCATCAAATGCTGATTTGTGGCTTACTTCAAATTCAGTATTTCCAGGAACAGAAAGTAAACTATCCTGGCTTGCAGTAGTAAGCCTAGGACTCTTTGTTGCTG GTTTTGCCCTTGGCTGGGGTCCAGTTCCGTGGCTGGTAATGTCTGAAATCTTCCCACTTAAAGCAAGGGGCATATCCAGTGGTGCCTGTGTGTTAACAAACTGGGTTATGGCCTTTTTGGTGACCAAGGAATTTCATGATTTTATA GGTTTCTTAACATCCTATGGGACATTCTGGCtcttctctgccttctgctgcctcAGTGTGATTTTTACATCCTTCTGTGTTCCTGAAACAAAAGGACAGACCCTGGAACAGATTGAAGCCTACTTCAGAAAATCTTAA